The window tatttgcAATGTACACAGACTTAAACAGGTTACTTCAAAGTACATGTATGCCATCTAGTGGTAAACTGACAATTAGTCTGGTTCTGAGAGGTTTGATTAAAGCCACTTTGAAGTCTGATAGGGGGTGTGAGAAAGGAAAGCACAGACAAATGAGCCAATATTTGCATGTGCGATACATGGCTGTTACTAATCacactttttggcattttttctGAAATTACTTATGATTTTGCCATCCTTTTAAGGTGAGTTGGGTCTCTCTTTCTGCAACAAATGTGAGACCAGGGCAACCAGCTTCCATGCAGGCCACAGTCATTTCCCCTTgagacaaaaacacatttaaaggtGAGAAAATCCTAAAGATGTGACTTTTCACCTAGCTCCCTAGTGCTCCTTTTCTACCCTACCTTAAAATGCCaaccgtgtgcagcacttagaAATTGACTGGTTACGTCAACAAACAACCTTTATCTTGTCATAAATCATAAATCTAGACCAAGAAGGGCAACTGGTTTCTGCTGGTAACGGTTTGTTTTTTCCAAATGTGTCCTCTCAACTCCAGTGATCTTGGATAACGTGAGATGATTGACACACAGGTTATGATAAATACGTTTGTGCAAGTGTCGACCCTTTTTAAAAccttacttcttcttcttctttttttttcatcttgtgCATTAGATTaattgtagcacccaagcagcCAAATGTCACAAAGATTTACAGCTTTCAGCAGGCATCATTTCTGGCCTCAGCTTGTCCTCTCTTCTAGGTGATGCAGCATCCCTGTCGTCCCAGTTAAAGGGCTCGGGGTAAGTAACTCATAGTAAAAGTGTTTACTGCTTTTATTTAGGTCATTTCAAATCAATTAAGACAACGCAAAATGTGTCTTGGCGGATTAAAAGAGTGTAGAACAAATAGAGTATTCTTTTGCATGCTGTAGTTTCTCATTATAACCAACACCTTATTTGAttgctgtatacacacacacacacacacaaaataaacataaaatatattttattcagGCATTAAAGCACATTTCAAACACATGTCTAGATGATTAAAAAGTAGGGTAATGTTGAATGAGGTCAAAAATCAAATCCATGTGCTGTACAAAAGAACATTTTTCAATATTTCAAGCACTTGTGAACAAATCAGCAGCATGGGCATTGTGTCACAGTGTATAGAAATTTTTTCCCCTGTGatttgtaatattttttatttttcccaggTTGAATTAGTCCTCAAAAGATCATGATCAAGATCACAGTATCACAAACTACTAATTGTCTGGACTGTTACAGATGAACTATAACCATGTAGAAGTGAAAGTCCATTTTGGTCTGATTAAAACTGTGGTTGGTTTCTCTAACCTTTAAATTtgacccccccaaaaaagaaaagaagaacaaaATGAGTTCAAATCAGCAGGAACTGCGAAGAGACATCTGTGCATGTCCAGGTTTATGATGTAAACAAGGAAGTCTCGAGTAATATTTCCAACGTGCGGCtgcaccacacacagaaagtggTGAAAGCGACAGTGATATGTTTTCTATTAGCACTTCTGTCTATTTGCATCTCATTAAATCAACAGCACACATAGTACTGTCTAACTGCTCTTTGTTAACACCGAGAACATATTGCTACTGTTTTTGTCTAAAATACCATTTTATTTGTTGTACTGCTAAGAACCAGGTTATTGAACAAAATCCACCTTCTGAATAGCTGTAATGGAACATAATGGTTGTGAAGTCAGTCCCGGTTCTGAGATCTGACTCTGTAAATGAAACACACTTTTATAgctgttttgttcatttttcttcATAAAAATTCAGGCCACtgtgtttcatttttaagcTGTCATAAGAAAGTGTGGAACACGCGAGTCTTCAGACTCCTTGTCCGAGGAACGTTCCTCGTGGAGAATTTAATCCCCTTAAAAAAATTTGAACAGCTGCCCGAACTGAAGAACGGGAACCAACGCGTTTCCCGTTTGTTCCCGTGAAGGTTCcagaaggaggaggagcagcgctGGAAATCCTCTATGCTGACTTCGTACTGACCTGGTCCCCACTGAGAGACACGGACCAGAGTCACAAAGGAGGCAAAACCACAGGTGTGAGGAGAAACGCCATGAAACACAGACTCCCCAGGCCTCACGGGCGCTCCTCTCTCCCAAACCATCCCAGCCTCCTCTGCCACTCCCATGCCGCTGAGGTTACAGAGGGCCTGAAGGCAgacctcctccagctcctccttatCTGGAAATCGGAGCAGGATGGCAACAAGACGAGGCACTGCGCCTCGCCTCAGAAACATTTCCTGCTGCTTAGCTgaagaggacagaagaagaatttGCACAATGACCTTTTAGTTAAATAATAGGCTCTTGATTTATGTTCATAAATATTATTCAACTTTAATGGGAAGGAAACAAATGGGCCCAAGAGAAATTCTTAATTTCTTAAcaatattttgaaaaatacacCCTAAACGCTCTTATTGCAAAAAGAATGTGGCTGGTCTTCTACACATTAAACACAATGGAAATGAATCCCATCTGCACAAACTTAATCAGCTTTTTTATCTTTACCCACGTttttccaaagaaaaacaaaaatgatgtcTTCTTCACAAGTTCCGTTTTACTCCCCCAAAATAAGACCGAGCGGTGCATTACGACACAGAAACGGTTTAGTCTGATCTCAGATATTTAGAGAGGATTTCCAAATTAAACGGCGTCTAAACTGTGAATCTGATACATTTCCATTGACTGATCTGAAGCAGATACACTACACAGCGCAGCGTCACCAGAGGGTAGCAGTATGGGCTGTGTTGCTTGCGGTTATAGATTTGTAAAAGTAATAGTTATCCTaagcaaaaacaacaactttataTCAATATCTGGAAAGATGTCAGTCAGTTATGTGAGTTAATAGTTTGCCAGCTTCCTACTACTACTacattatttataaagcactttaaaacatcAGTAGCTgcgacaaagtgctgtacagacgaaaatcaataaacatgcaaaatatggaaaagacaacagaaacaataaaactTGATAACAGAAGAAAGAGCAAAAGTCTCAACATGtgttaaaagccaaagaataaaaatgtgtcttaagatgagttttaaaaagTGGACAATAAAGGGACACTTCTAATATGTGATGGGAAATCGTTCCATAGTTTGGGAGCAGCAACACTAAAAGCTCTGTCTCCTCTAAGCTTTAGTTTagacctccaggagcagctggtcagctgacctgaggcaacGGGCGGGAGAATATGGGTGCCAACAGAGCTGTTGTGTCACATTGTTCTAATCTTTGCCAGGTCAGATGCAACTAGGTGTTTCCAATCCCTCTAACATGCAAAAAGTCTCCTTAGAAACAAAAACTTCCTCAAGTGGGTGTATACATTTTTTCGAGCATCAGTGCAAGGTTTTCTTCACATCTAAGTAAGAATTAAACTCAGTAAGGAGAAACCGGGCTAAAGGCTCTAAATCTTTTTGGGAATTTTTTCACATAATTATGCTGCGCTTGTATAAAACTAAGACTACAGGAGACACTCAAACACTTGTATGGTTGTATCTAAAATGTTTCATGAGACTTACAGCTGTCATAGGACATGCGTGAGATGGTTCTTGCAGCATGAATGAGCAGCTCTTCATTTGTACTGGTCAGGAGCGACAGCAGCGCTGTAACCAAGCCTGCGTCACCGAAACCTTTACGAACCACAgctgacagaaaacaggaaaaactcCATAAATGTTCAGAAAAATGCACGGCAAAGGGTGGAGAAGTGGACTAAAATCTTCTGGAGCAAACATAATGTTTAGGTCCTATCAACGATCATTCCGACGACTGATATTTAACACTTCGATAATGAATAATAAACGCTGTGTGTATCTCTGCGAATAACCTACATTCTTTGGCAAGCTCAGCCACCAGTTTTGCCGTCAGCGGGGTCAGAGGCCCTCTGCTCCTCAGCGACAGGGCCAGGATTGGCAGGATCCCACTGACCACTACCTGCTCTGCAGCGCCTTTCTCTGGACGAAAAAAAAGAGTCgcattaaagaaaataaaaaaacaacacaatagTCTAACCGATACAATCGTTATAACTAAACAATCTAACATTTCAGAATCATTTTATGAGGCCAAAAGCCAATATTTTGTCTTTAGAGAGGAGATCGTGTGATCTGGACATTTATCAAGCTGTGGCTGTTAAGTATCTTTAATCTTTGAGCAGAATTGAGTCTTTTAGTCTG of the Odontesthes bonariensis isolate fOdoBon6 chromosome 23, fOdoBon6.hap1, whole genome shotgun sequence genome contains:
- the LOC142373866 gene encoding rap1 GTPase-GDP dissociation stimulator 1-A, translating into MGHPNVPLAYKHARAHRDKRISIRLQPNTPNDNLNNALGAIRVLGVELIEDELKPHLNTVLANIKERKKGAAEQVVVSGILPILALSLRSRGPLTPLTAKLVAELAKESVVRKGFGDAGLVTALLSLLTSTNEELLIHAARTISRMSYDSSKQQEMFLRRGAVPRLVAILLRFPDKEELEEVCLQALCNLSGMGVAEEAGMVWERGAPVRPGESVFHGVSPHTCGFASFVTLVRVSQWGPGQYEVSIEDFQRCSSSFWNLHGNKRETRWFPFFSSGSCSNFFKGIKFSTRNVPRTRSLKTRVFHTFL